CCCGGCGCCGGCGTCGGCGCAGAGCGCTACGGTCGGCGCGCGCCCGCGACTGAAAGCGCTGTCGTCCGCCTCCAGCCGCACCACCGGCAAGCCGTCGTCCAGACCCCATTCCAGTTCGGGTTCCGTGAACCGCGTGCCGACCGCCAGCACCGCGTCCGCATCGGCCCACAGCGCGTGGGCTGCCGGAAGGTTGATCCCCAGATAGTGGCGCTCGTCGATGACGCCCTTGGCATTGAAGTTGGCGGCCGCCGGCGCCTGCAGTATTTCCGCCACGCGCTTGAGTTCCGCTCCGGCATCCAGCGCGCCCGCTCCGGCGATGATGATCGGATTTCGCGCGGAACCCAAAACTCGGGCCGCCTCCTTCACCGCGTCCGGGTCCGGCGCGCTCGTTTCGTACGAGGAGGCCGGTTCGAGCAGCGCGGCTTCGCAGCCACCCTCCATCACGTCCGGAGCCATTTCCAGCGCCACCGGAAGCGCCCGTCCCGTATGCAATTGCCGAAACGCCTCGGCCACCATTTCCGGCGCAGCCGCGCCGCTCGGAATACGCTCGGCCCACTTCGTCAGCCGCTGCAGGATCCCGAGTTGATCGTGGATCTCGTGCAGCATGCCCCAGCCCCGGTCGATGTGTTGCGACGGGACCTGGCCCGCCAGACACAGCACGCGGGAGTTGGTGGCATAGGCCGTGACCAGAGCGGATCCCGCGTTGAGGACGCCGGGTCCGGGCACCACGCTGAACACCCCGGGGCGCCCGGTGGAGGCGGCATAGCCCAGCGCCATATAGGCCGCGCCCTGTTCGTGGCGGGAGTTGATGACCTGGGTGGGACGCTCGTACTGCGCCAGCGCGTCGAACAGTCCGTAGGTCTGACCGCCCGGGAGCCCGAAGACGGTATCGACGCCGTGCGCCAGCACCGAGCGCACCAGCGCTTCGCCTCCCGTCATTTCAGTCTTCATGGGCGATGAGGACTTCGAAGCGGGATCCGGTGGCGCGGCAGAACTCCACGGCGTCCTGGCCGGCGGCGGCGTTTTCTTCCCAGGCCATCGCGGCGTCGAAGTCTTCCCTGGGGCCGAACTGCAATCCCACGATCAGGTACAGAGAGGGGTCGGTGCCGATGGAGTTGCCCGTTATCCGGTTGATGACCAGCTTCTTGAGGCCGGGAATCCTGCGCACCATCGGCGCGTGCACTTCGCCGAAATGCTTCTCGAAAGCGTCAACGTCGCGCGGGCGTGTGTAAGTAACAAGTAGCTTGTGCATTGCCCGATTACCTCTCTCCTCATCGTCCGTCTTGTCGTCTACAGGGCCAGGGCTGGCCGACTATGTTAAGGCTTGATCCGTTGCTGCCGGAACTCGTGCTGGGCGAAGCTGCCGAGCACGCGGACGATGTCGGTGTAGTACTCGATTTCCTCGAGCGCCGAGAGCACCGGGGCGTCGAACTCGTGGCCCTCGACCTCGACATAGAAGCGCGCCCGGTCGAAGTTCTCCGAGCCGATATAGCTCTCGAGCTTGGTGAGGTTGACGTTGTTCGTGGCGAAGG
The sequence above is drawn from the Gammaproteobacteria bacterium genome and encodes:
- a CDS encoding EthD family reductase translates to MHKLLVTYTRPRDVDAFEKHFGEVHAPMVRRIPGLKKLVINRITGNSIGTDPSLYLIVGLQFGPREDFDAAMAWEENAAAGQDAVEFCRATGSRFEVLIAHED